In Leptolyngbya sp. CCY15150, one DNA window encodes the following:
- a CDS encoding VOC family protein — protein sequence MNLKRIGHVAICVDDIERAAEFYQSLGMELAWKDADWAYLKAGDDGLALLSPQYDQAGPHFGFVFSDRAEVDAAYQRLQAEGVHVTPVHEHRDGTASFYGRDPDGNWFEYLYEPAPVAAAV from the coding sequence ATGAATTTGAAGCGAATTGGCCACGTGGCAATCTGTGTAGACGATATTGAACGCGCGGCGGAGTTCTATCAAAGCCTCGGCATGGAGCTAGCCTGGAAAGATGCGGATTGGGCCTACCTGAAAGCCGGTGATGATGGCTTGGCCCTCCTCAGTCCCCAGTATGACCAAGCTGGGCCCCACTTTGGCTTTGTGTTTAGCGATCGCGCTGAGGTTGATGCGGCCTATCAACGATTGCAGGCAGAGGGCGTGCATGTCACCCCAGTCCATGAGCATCGAGACGGCACGGCATCGTTCTACGGTCGTGACCCCGATGGCAACTGGTTTGAGTATTTGTATGAACCCGCCCCGGTAGCTGCGGCCGTCTAG